ATCGCACCGACCGCGGCGAGCGACCGGAAGTAGTCGTCCGGCGCGACGACGAGCCCCTCCGCGAGTTTTTGCGCGAGCAGGGCGCGGAGCTTCGCCGGCCCGACCTCCTCCGATGGTACGGGGCGCCGGAACGCGCGCCCGCGGATCGATTCGACGCTCCGGCGCGCCTCCGCGATGCGGTCGGCCACGGTCGGTGGGGCCGCGGCGCCCCCCCCGAAGAGGACGGCTCCGATGACGATCGCGATCCGTCCGAGGCGGGCTCCCATCTTGCTGCATTCTCGCATATCGGATATCTTTCCCGCGATTTTGCCGTGACGAAAAACCGCGTGGCCCCGGTGACGCTCTCGATTGCGAGCTCGTTCGACAACATCGAGCTCGCGCAGTTCGTGTGCGACTACGTGCTGCGCCCCTGGAAGCTTTCCGCCGACACCACCCACGCGATCTCCATGGCGCTCCGGGAGGGGATCGCCAACGCCATCAAGCACGGCAACCAGGGGAACGCCGAGAAACGGGTCGCGCTGACGATGCAGGTCGATGGGGACGTGTTCCGGATGAAGATCGCCGACGAGGGCCCCGGCTTCCGCCCCGATCAGGTCGCCGACCCGCTCGCGCCGGAGAACCGGCTGAAGACGTCGGGCCGCGGCATTTTCTACATGAAAACGTTCATGGACGATGTGCGATACGATTTCTCGCTCGGGGGCACGCAGGTCGTGCTGGAGAAGAAGCTCCTGGCCGAGAAGCCAGAATAGGAGGAGATCGAGCCATGAAGGCGACCGTCCGCGATACCGGCAACGTATCCATCATCGATCTGAAGGGGAAGATCACGATCGGCTCGGGCGACATCCAGCTTCGCGACACGATCACGAAGCTCCTCGACGCCGGGAGGAAGGACATCCTCGTCAACATGAACGAGGTCACGTCCATCGACTCCTCCGGGATCGGCGAGCTCGTCGGCTGCTACACGACCGTGACGAACAAGGGAGGCCGGATGCGGCTGCTCCATCTTCCGCCGAAGATCCAGGACGTGCTCACCGTCACGCAGCTCATCACGGTCTTCGACGTCTACGAGAACGAACCGGAAGCCGTCGCCAGCTTTGGAAGTTGACGGCTCGCCGGGAACCTGACGGCTCCTTCGCGACTTTTTCCGAACGCCATCTCGGGCCGCTGGAGGAGCGGCTCAC
The nucleotide sequence above comes from Thermoanaerobaculia bacterium. Encoded proteins:
- a CDS encoding STAS domain-containing protein — protein: MKATVRDTGNVSIIDLKGKITIGSGDIQLRDTITKLLDAGRKDILVNMNEVTSIDSSGIGELVGCYTTVTNKGGRMRLLHLPPKIQDVLTVTQLITVFDVYENEPEAVASFGS
- a CDS encoding ATP-binding protein is translated as MTKNRVAPVTLSIASSFDNIELAQFVCDYVLRPWKLSADTTHAISMALREGIANAIKHGNQGNAEKRVALTMQVDGDVFRMKIADEGPGFRPDQVADPLAPENRLKTSGRGIFYMKTFMDDVRYDFSLGGTQVVLEKKLLAEKPE